The following proteins are co-located in the Hevea brasiliensis isolate MT/VB/25A 57/8 chromosome 11, ASM3005281v1, whole genome shotgun sequence genome:
- the LOC131170308 gene encoding protein MALE DISCOVERER 1-like codes for MLSRVNHKNFVNLIGYYEEDEPFNRMMVFEYTRNGTLFEHLYGNTLFKEMEDLDWSARMRIIMDITYCLQYMHHELNPPVAHSNLNSHNIFLTDDYAATIISFMGWLHSILFLYCAFSPYLWSILDC; via the exons atgttATCTAGGGTTAACCATAAGAACTTTGTCAATCTCATTGGCTACTATGAGGAGGATGAACCCTTCAATAGGATGATGGTATTTGAATACACTCGTAATGGAACCCTCTTTGAGCATCTATATGGTAATACTCTCT TTAAAGAAATGGAAGATCTTGACTGGAGTGCAAGAATGAGGATTATCATGGACATTACTTATTGCTTACAATACATGCACCATGAGTTAAATCCACCAGTGGCACATTCTAACTTGAATTCACATAATATCTTTCTAACTGATGACTATGCAGCTACGATAATCTCCTTCATGGGTTGGCTTCATTCTATTTTGTTTCTTTATTGTGCCTTCTCACCGTATCTATGGTCCATCTTAGATTGCTGA